Genomic window (Polaromonas sp. JS666):
TGCGCATCATTTCCGGCTTCGAGAGTGCCAGCAGCGGTCAGCTGCTGCTGGACGGCCAGGAGATCAGCCATGTGGCTCCGCATCTGCGCGGCTTTGGCATGGTGTTTCAATCGCTGGCGCTGTTCCCGCACATGACGGTGGCCGAAAACATTGCCTACGGCATGAAGCTCAAAGGCGTGGCCCCGGCGCAGCGCGCCAACCGCGTCGAGGAGTTGCTGCACATGGTGCAACTGCCGGCGATCGCAGACCGACCGGTGTCGGCGCTCTCCGGTGGGCAGCGCCAGCGCGTGGCCATTGCCCGTGCACTGGCCGTGCCGCCCAAGCTGTTTCTGCTGGACGAACCGCTGTCGGCCCTGGATGCGCAGCTGCGCGACAGCATGCAGGTCGAGCTCAGGCAATTGCAGCAGCAGTTCGGCGTGACCACCGTCGTGGTCACGCACGACCAGCACGAAGCCATGATGTTGTCGGATCGTCTGGTCGTGCTCAAGGGTGGGCGCGTCCAGCAATGCGACACCCCTTCGCAGGTGTACCGCAAACCGGCCAATGCGTTCGTGGCCGAGTTCCTCGGGGCCGCCAACCTGCTGCCCGGCATGGTGCGTGGCCCGGGCGTGATCGAGGTGCTGGGCGGATCTCTTGCGCTGCCCACCAGCTTGCCAACTGGCAGCTCCGTGACGCTGGCGGTGCGCTCCGAAGACCTGAAGT
Coding sequences:
- a CDS encoding ABC transporter ATP-binding protein, coding for MDKHLELRGVSKRFGTANVLSEVDLTIARGEFVCLLGPSGCGKTTLLRIISGFESASSGQLLLDGQEISHVAPHLRGFGMVFQSLALFPHMTVAENIAYGMKLKGVAPAQRANRVEELLHMVQLPAIADRPVSALSGGQRQRVAIARALAVPPKLFLLDEPLSALDAQLRDSMQVELRQLQQQFGVTTVVVTHDQHEAMMLSDRLVVLKGGRVQQCDTPSQVYRKPANAFVAEFLGAANLLPGMVRGPGVIEVLGGSLALPTSLPTGSSVTLAVRSEDLKFEATHADAPARPNSIAGEIDFLRDLGSKSELILRCGDERLRCHGSDAQFQSARCGQRVNVLIDAERCSVFAT